The Lutibacter profundi genome includes a region encoding these proteins:
- the rpmB gene encoding 50S ribosomal protein L28 codes for MSRVCELTGKKAMVGNNVSHALNRTKRKFNVNLIKKRFYIPEEDKWVTLKVSTSALKNINKKGISAVVKEAREKGFLKK; via the coding sequence ATGTCAAGAGTTTGTGAACTTACAGGAAAAAAAGCAATGGTTGGGAATAATGTTTCTCACGCATTGAATAGAACTAAAAGAAAATTTAACGTTAATTTAATTAAAAAACGTTTTTATATTCCTGAAGAAGATAAATGGGTTACTTTAAAAGTTTCTACATCAGCTTTAAAGAATATTAATAAAAAAGGAATCTCCGCTGTAGTTAAAGAAGCAAGAGAAAAAGGATTTTTAAAAAAATAA
- a CDS encoding C1 family peptidase, whose product MKKLLLSIALVAISQLFFAQEGNVVNVKIPIAEKYIFTPVIDIETSNVKNQGNTGTCWSFSTSSFIESEIYKKTGKKIDISEMYTVRNTYPVKAWDYVMRQGRTQFGEGGLAHDVINSIKNNGLVPENAYSGLMENATTYNHSKIVPELKKVLDAYIKNDENATYPNWKIAIDSILDTDLGKLPKKFMYDGVYYTPKSFLEMTQLNPSDYVTLTSFLQQPFYTKFILNIPDNFANGSFYNLPLDELVKIVDNALKKGYTLALDCDVSEKTFSQKYGIAVEPKNIDDNEKAMTYIITEKQITPEFRQQEFENYNTTDDHLMHIVGLVKDQHNTEYYKVKNSWGTTGNRIGNGGYVYMSKAYFKLKTISILVNKNALDTTVIKKLNI is encoded by the coding sequence ATGAAAAAATTATTACTTTCAATTGCGCTTGTTGCTATTTCACAATTATTTTTTGCACAAGAAGGAAATGTTGTAAACGTAAAAATACCAATCGCCGAAAAATATATATTCACACCTGTTATTGATATTGAAACATCAAATGTGAAAAACCAAGGAAATACTGGTACTTGCTGGAGTTTCTCTACCTCATCTTTTATTGAATCTGAAATTTATAAAAAAACTGGAAAGAAAATTGATATTTCAGAGATGTATACCGTTAGAAATACATACCCTGTTAAGGCTTGGGATTATGTAATGCGCCAAGGAAGAACTCAATTTGGAGAAGGTGGCTTAGCACATGATGTAATTAATTCAATTAAAAATAATGGATTGGTACCCGAAAATGCTTATTCCGGATTAATGGAAAATGCAACCACTTATAACCATTCTAAAATTGTTCCAGAACTAAAAAAAGTGTTAGATGCTTATATAAAAAATGATGAAAATGCTACGTATCCCAATTGGAAAATTGCGATAGATTCTATATTAGATACAGATTTGGGTAAATTACCTAAAAAATTCATGTACGATGGTGTTTATTATACACCTAAATCGTTTTTGGAAATGACTCAATTAAATCCTTCTGATTACGTAACGCTAACTTCTTTTTTACAACAACCTTTTTACACCAAATTCATTCTGAATATTCCAGATAATTTTGCCAATGGTAGTTTTTATAATTTACCATTAGATGAGTTGGTTAAGATTGTTGATAATGCTTTAAAAAAAGGCTATACGTTGGCCTTAGATTGTGATGTTTCTGAGAAAACATTTTCTCAAAAATATGGTATTGCTGTAGAACCAAAAAATATAGATGACAATGAAAAAGCAATGACTTATATAATTACTGAAAAACAAATAACTCCTGAATTTAGACAACAAGAATTTGAAAATTACAATACTACAGATGACCATTTAATGCATATTGTGGGTTTAGTAAAAGACCAACATAATACAGAATATTACAAAGTAAAAAACTCTTGGGGAACTACAGGAAATAGAATTGGGAATGGAGGCTATGTGTATATGAGCAAAGCTTACTTTAAGTTAAAAACAATATCTATCTTAGTAAATAAAAATGCTTTGGATACTACTGTGATTAAAAAACTTAACATTTAA
- a CDS encoding competence/damage-inducible protein A has product MNAEIITIGDEILIGQILDSNSKWIASELNKIGISVYQITSIQDDKKHILKALKEAESNVDIVIVTGGLGPTKDDITKLTLVEYFDDELILNQKILSHIKEMFSKMNYPFTEVNKNQALIPSKCIPLTNEFGTAPGMWFNYRGKVVISLPGVPNEMKGLMQRSVLPKLKETFQLPFILHTTILTYGMGESMVAERIETWEDNLPKFVKLAYLPAYGRLRLRLTAKGENSDLLKQTVNNEVEKLTKLIPDIIVGFEDGETLEFIIGKLLTSKKQTLSTAESCTGGNIAKKITSIAGSSAYFMGSIVAYHASVKINELNVDRELITKYSVVSSQVAEAMVKGIQQKFKTSYAVATTGNAGPTTDITDKTVGTVFIAIATPTMLFSKEFFFGKPREKVIERASNKALELLRKEILKN; this is encoded by the coding sequence ATGAATGCAGAAATAATTACTATTGGAGATGAGATATTAATAGGACAAATACTCGATTCTAATTCAAAATGGATAGCCTCAGAATTAAACAAAATTGGTATTTCTGTATATCAAATAACTTCTATTCAAGATGATAAAAAACATATTTTAAAAGCCTTAAAAGAAGCAGAGAGCAATGTTGATATTGTTATTGTTACAGGTGGTTTGGGACCAACAAAAGATGATATTACAAAACTAACATTGGTTGAATATTTTGATGATGAGCTAATTTTAAATCAAAAAATTTTATCGCATATTAAGGAGATGTTTTCAAAAATGAACTACCCATTTACTGAAGTCAATAAAAACCAGGCTTTAATACCTTCAAAATGCATCCCATTAACAAATGAGTTTGGTACGGCGCCAGGCATGTGGTTTAATTATAGAGGTAAAGTTGTTATATCTTTGCCAGGAGTTCCAAATGAAATGAAGGGGTTAATGCAAAGAAGTGTTTTACCAAAATTAAAAGAAACATTTCAATTGCCATTTATATTGCATACAACAATATTAACCTATGGTATGGGCGAAAGTATGGTGGCTGAACGTATTGAAACATGGGAAGATAATTTACCAAAATTTGTAAAATTAGCCTATTTACCTGCGTATGGCAGACTTCGATTGCGGTTAACAGCAAAAGGAGAGAATAGTGATTTACTAAAACAAACGGTTAACAATGAAGTTGAAAAATTAACAAAACTAATACCTGATATTATTGTTGGGTTTGAAGATGGTGAAACACTAGAGTTTATAATTGGGAAATTATTAACTAGTAAAAAACAAACATTATCTACAGCTGAAAGTTGTACAGGAGGTAATATTGCGAAAAAAATAACATCAATTGCAGGTTCATCAGCCTATTTTATGGGTTCAATTGTGGCATATCATGCATCTGTTAAAATAAATGAGTTAAATGTTGATAGAGAATTAATAACAAAATATTCGGTTGTAAGTTCACAAGTTGCAGAGGCGATGGTAAAGGGAATTCAACAAAAATTCAAAACAAGTTATGCCGTAGCAACTACCGGTAATGCTGGGCCTACAACCGATATTACCGATAAAACAGTTGGTACTGTTTTTATTGCAATTGCAACACCAACAATGCTTTTTTCAAAAGAATTCTTCTTTGGTAAACCTCGAGAAAAAGTTATAGAAAGAGCTTCAAATAAAGCTTTAGAATTACTGAGAAAAGAAATTTTGAAAAACTAG
- the katG gene encoding catalase/peroxidase HPI, with the protein MSNSNESKCPYHNGQTNQQQTTNKDWWPNRLNLNILRQHATLSNPMEKEFNYAEAFKSLDLNEVKKDINELMVNSQEWWPADYGHYGPLFIRMAWHSAGTYRVSDGRGGASTGNQRFAPVNSWPDNINLDKARRLLWPIKQKYGKKISWADLMIFAGNCALESMGLKTFGFAGGREDIWEPEQDVYWGAETEWLGDKRYTGERDLENPLAAVQMGLIYVNPEGPNGEPNVIASGKDIRETFARMAMNDEETVALVAGGHTFGKCHGAGDTAHVGREPEAACIEDQGLGWENSFGTGKGVDTISSGIEGAWTPTPIQWDNSYFETLFGYEWNLEKSPAGAWQWVAVGTDAATAVPDAHDSSKRHAPIMTTADLALRMDPAYKPISKHFYENPDKFADAFAKAWFKLTHRDMGPISRYLGSEVPQEKLIWQDPVPVADYNLVNDMDVSILKEQILDSSLSISQLVSTAWASASTFRGSDKRGGANGARIRFAPQNNWEVNNPIQLKKVLETLETIQKKFNVVNDNKQVSLADLIVLGGCVAIEKAAKDAGYNITIPFNPGRTDATLEQTDIESFEVLEPKADGFRNYKKATCTLRTEDMLIDKAQLLTLTIPEMTVLVGGMRMLNTNFDNSKYGVFTKNPETLTNDFFLNLLDLSTAWKAIDDTEEIFEGVDRATGNRKWLATRSDLIFGSNSELRAVAEVYSYKNSQDKFLQDFVKAWTKIMNLDRFDLE; encoded by the coding sequence ATGAGCAATTCAAACGAAAGTAAATGCCCTTATCATAATGGGCAAACAAATCAACAACAAACGACCAACAAAGATTGGTGGCCTAATCGACTAAATTTAAACATTCTTCGTCAGCATGCTACTTTATCTAACCCAATGGAAAAAGAATTTAACTATGCTGAAGCTTTCAAAAGTTTAGACTTAAATGAAGTAAAAAAAGATATCAATGAATTAATGGTTAATTCACAGGAATGGTGGCCTGCAGATTATGGTCATTACGGTCCTTTATTTATCCGTATGGCTTGGCATAGTGCAGGAACTTATCGAGTTTCAGATGGTCGTGGCGGCGCATCAACTGGAAATCAACGTTTTGCACCTGTAAATAGCTGGCCAGACAACATAAACCTTGACAAAGCACGTAGATTACTTTGGCCTATTAAACAAAAGTATGGTAAAAAAATATCTTGGGCAGATTTAATGATTTTTGCTGGAAACTGTGCTTTAGAATCAATGGGGTTAAAAACATTTGGATTTGCAGGTGGACGCGAGGATATTTGGGAACCCGAACAAGATGTTTATTGGGGAGCAGAAACTGAATGGCTAGGAGATAAACGCTACACAGGTGAACGAGATTTAGAAAACCCTTTAGCTGCAGTTCAAATGGGTTTAATTTATGTTAATCCTGAAGGGCCTAATGGAGAACCAAATGTAATTGCTTCAGGTAAAGATATACGTGAAACTTTTGCTCGTATGGCAATGAATGACGAAGAAACTGTGGCTCTTGTTGCAGGGGGACATACTTTTGGTAAATGCCACGGAGCTGGTGACACAGCACACGTGGGTAGAGAACCAGAAGCTGCATGCATTGAAGACCAAGGACTTGGATGGGAAAATAGTTTTGGGACTGGTAAAGGAGTAGATACAATTAGTAGCGGGATTGAAGGTGCTTGGACGCCTACTCCAATACAATGGGATAACAGTTATTTTGAAACCTTATTTGGTTATGAGTGGAATTTGGAGAAAAGTCCTGCTGGTGCGTGGCAATGGGTTGCAGTTGGAACAGATGCAGCTACTGCTGTTCCAGATGCTCACGACTCATCAAAACGACATGCTCCAATTATGACTACAGCTGACCTTGCATTAAGAATGGATCCTGCTTATAAACCAATATCAAAGCATTTTTATGAAAACCCAGATAAATTTGCTGATGCGTTTGCTAAAGCTTGGTTTAAATTAACTCACCGTGATATGGGACCTATTTCTCGCTATTTAGGTTCAGAAGTTCCTCAAGAAAAATTAATTTGGCAAGATCCTGTTCCAGTGGCCGATTATAATTTAGTTAATGATATGGATGTTTCTATTTTAAAAGAACAGATTTTAGATTCAAGTTTATCCATCTCTCAATTAGTATCAACGGCTTGGGCTTCAGCATCTACATTTCGAGGTTCAGACAAGCGTGGCGGTGCAAATGGGGCTAGAATTCGGTTTGCTCCTCAAAATAATTGGGAAGTAAATAATCCCATTCAATTAAAAAAAGTTTTAGAAACATTAGAAACTATTCAAAAAAAGTTTAATGTTGTTAATGATAATAAACAAGTATCATTGGCAGACTTAATTGTACTTGGTGGATGTGTAGCTATTGAAAAAGCTGCAAAAGATGCTGGTTACAATATTACTATCCCTTTTAATCCAGGAAGAACAGATGCAACTTTAGAACAAACTGATATAGAATCATTTGAGGTTCTTGAACCAAAAGCTGACGGGTTTCGTAATTATAAAAAAGCAACCTGCACTTTAAGAACAGAAGATATGCTAATTGATAAAGCGCAACTTTTAACCTTAACTATCCCTGAAATGACTGTACTTGTTGGAGGTATGAGAATGTTAAACACCAATTTTGATAATTCTAAATATGGAGTTTTTACAAAAAATCCTGAAACATTAACTAATGATTTCTTTTTAAACTTACTTGATTTAAGTACAGCTTGGAAAGCAATTGATGATACTGAAGAAATTTTTGAAGGTGTAGATCGTGCTACTGGGAATCGAAAATGGTTGGCCACACGTTCTGATCTTATTTTTGGTTCAAATTCAGAGTTACGTGCAGTAGCAGAAGTATATAGCTATAAGAATTCTCAAGATAAATTTCTACAAGACTTTGTAAAAGCTTGGACAAAAATTATGAATCTTGATAGATTTGATTTGGAATAA
- a CDS encoding DUF4295 domain-containing protein → MAKKSVASLQTGSKRLSKAIKMVKSPKTGAYTFVEAIMDPKNVKDFLSKK, encoded by the coding sequence ATGGCAAAGAAATCAGTAGCATCGTTACAAACAGGTTCAAAAAGATTATCAAAAGCAATAAAAATGGTAAAATCTCCAAAAACAGGAGCTTATACTTTTGTTGAAGCTATTATGGATCCAAAGAACGTAAAAGACTTTTTGAGCAAAAAATAA
- a CDS encoding fumarylacetoacetate hydrolase family protein: protein MKIICIGRNYAKHIEELANEKPENPVIFLKPDSAILLKNQPFFIPPFSNDIHYEVEILVKINKVGKYIEEKFAHKYYDEIGLGIDFTARDIQADCKEKGLPWEKAKAFDGSAVIGKFLPKESLGDLNNLTFTLHKNEKLVQDGNTNAMLWKIDELISYVSQFFTLKKGDVLFTGTPAGVGKVSENDVLTGKIKDQKLFSIKIK, encoded by the coding sequence ATGAAAATTATTTGTATTGGACGTAATTACGCCAAGCATATAGAAGAATTAGCTAATGAAAAACCTGAAAATCCAGTAATATTCCTTAAGCCAGATTCAGCTATTCTACTTAAAAATCAACCGTTTTTTATACCTCCGTTTTCAAATGATATTCATTATGAAGTAGAAATATTGGTAAAAATAAATAAAGTAGGGAAGTATATTGAAGAAAAATTTGCTCATAAATATTATGATGAAATAGGGTTGGGGATTGATTTTACAGCACGTGATATTCAAGCAGATTGTAAAGAAAAAGGATTGCCTTGGGAAAAAGCAAAAGCTTTTGATGGAAGTGCAGTTATAGGTAAATTTTTACCTAAAGAAAGTTTAGGAGATTTAAATAATTTAACTTTTACATTGCATAAAAATGAAAAATTAGTACAGGATGGAAATACAAATGCAATGTTGTGGAAGATAGATGAACTAATCTCATATGTTTCCCAATTTTTTACGCTTAAAAAAGGAGATGTATTATTTACAGGTACACCTGCAGGTGTTGGTAAAGTTAGTGAAAATGATGTGCTAACAGGTAAAATAAAAGATCAAAAATTATTTTCAATAAAAATTAAATAG
- a CDS encoding NAD(P)/FAD-dependent oxidoreductase: MIQEIQLRINLNEEKQADILTKKAALLLHIDETEISAIKILRKSIDARKSIIIFNYKVAVYINEKPEKSSTYIFNYNDVSSAKEVHIIGFGPAGMFAALRCIELGYKPIVLERGKKVNERRRDLRAINQFHEVNEDSNYCFGEGGAGTYSDGKLYTRSLKRGDVRRIFENLVFHGATEQILIDAHPHIGTNKLPKLVTNIRETILKHGGEIHFESKVIDFKIKNNKLNSIILQNNKELPVHVVILATGHSARDIYYLLYKKDISLKAKSFAMGVRVEHPQQIIDSIQYHCKGERDELLPAASYNLVQQVNERGVYSFCMCPGGFIVPAATANGEIVVNGMSPSKRNNKYANSGIVVEINAEKDLYKYEKFGVLKGLEFQKDLEKMAFNAGEKTQTAPAQRLTDFVEGRLSNSLNTTSYQPGLKSAPLHSLLPKIIGGRLRKGFKAFGQKMNGFYTQEANVIGVESRTSSPINIPRKDNLEHPEIEGLFPCGEGAGYAGGIVSAAMDGERCAEAAIQKL, encoded by the coding sequence ATGATTCAGGAAATTCAATTACGAATTAATTTAAATGAAGAAAAACAAGCAGACATTTTAACTAAAAAAGCTGCACTTCTATTACATATAGATGAAACTGAAATTTCGGCTATAAAAATACTTCGTAAATCTATTGATGCTCGTAAATCTATCATTATTTTTAACTACAAAGTAGCCGTTTATATCAACGAAAAACCTGAAAAATCTTCTACTTATATTTTTAATTATAATGATGTTTCTTCAGCCAAAGAAGTCCACATTATTGGTTTTGGCCCTGCTGGAATGTTTGCCGCATTGCGTTGTATCGAATTGGGTTACAAACCTATTGTTTTAGAACGAGGCAAAAAAGTAAATGAAAGAAGACGCGATTTACGTGCTATTAATCAGTTTCATGAAGTGAATGAAGATTCTAATTATTGCTTTGGAGAAGGCGGTGCAGGCACCTATTCCGATGGGAAATTATATACCAGAAGTTTAAAACGAGGTGATGTTCGCAGAATTTTTGAAAATCTAGTATTTCACGGTGCTACTGAACAAATTTTGATTGATGCTCATCCACATATTGGGACTAATAAATTACCAAAACTAGTTACAAATATTCGTGAAACCATTTTAAAACATGGTGGTGAAATTCATTTTGAAAGTAAAGTTATTGATTTTAAAATTAAAAATAACAAGCTGAATTCCATTATATTACAGAACAATAAAGAACTTCCGGTACATGTTGTAATATTAGCAACGGGGCATTCAGCACGAGATATTTATTATTTATTGTATAAAAAAGATATTTCACTTAAAGCAAAATCTTTTGCTATGGGAGTTCGTGTTGAGCATCCTCAGCAAATTATTGATTCCATTCAGTACCACTGCAAAGGAGAACGAGATGAATTGTTGCCAGCAGCTTCTTATAATTTAGTTCAGCAAGTAAATGAGCGTGGCGTATATTCATTTTGCATGTGTCCTGGCGGATTTATTGTACCAGCAGCAACAGCTAACGGTGAAATTGTGGTAAATGGAATGTCTCCTTCTAAAAGAAATAATAAATATGCAAATTCAGGAATTGTAGTTGAAATTAATGCTGAAAAAGATTTGTATAAGTACGAAAAATTTGGAGTACTAAAAGGATTAGAATTCCAAAAAGATTTAGAAAAAATGGCTTTTAATGCTGGTGAAAAAACACAAACAGCTCCTGCACAACGCTTAACTGATTTTGTTGAAGGACGTTTATCTAATAGTTTGAATACAACATCCTATCAACCAGGACTTAAATCTGCTCCTCTGCATTCACTATTACCTAAAATTATTGGAGGAAGATTACGAAAAGGTTTTAAAGCATTCGGACAAAAAATGAATGGATTTTATACGCAAGAAGCTAATGTTATAGGCGTAGAATCTAGAACTTCTTCTCCTATTAATATCCCAAGAAAAGACAATTTAGAACATCCTGAAATTGAAGGTCTTTTCCCTTGTGGAGAAGGTGCTGGTTACGCAGGAGGTATTGTTTCTGCTGCGATGGATGGAGAACGTTGTGCTGAGGCAGCCATACAAAAATTATAG
- a CDS encoding 1,4-dihydroxy-2-naphthoyl-CoA synthase, with amino-acid sequence MSKINWKTVKEYEDITYKKCNGVARVAFNRPNVRNAFRPKTTKELYEAFYDAQEDTSIGVVLLSAEGPSTKDGVYSFCSGGDQKARGHQGYVGEDGYHRLNILEVQRLIRFMPKPVIAVVPGWAVGGGHSLHVVCDLTLASKEHAIFKQTDADVTSFDGGYGSAYLAKMVGQKKAREIFFLGRNYSAQEALEMGMVNAVIPHNELEDTAYEWAQEILAKSPTSIRMLKFAMNLTDDGMVGQQVFAGEATRLAYMTDEAKEGRNAFLEKRKPNFEKKWIP; translated from the coding sequence ATGAGTAAAATAAATTGGAAAACAGTCAAGGAATATGAAGATATAACTTATAAAAAGTGTAATGGTGTTGCTCGTGTTGCATTTAATAGACCAAATGTAAGAAATGCATTTAGACCAAAAACTACTAAGGAGTTGTATGAAGCATTTTATGATGCTCAAGAAGATACTTCAATTGGAGTTGTATTACTTTCTGCTGAAGGCCCTTCAACAAAAGATGGGGTTTATTCGTTTTGTAGTGGTGGAGATCAAAAGGCACGTGGACATCAAGGTTATGTGGGAGAAGATGGTTATCACAGGTTAAATATATTAGAAGTTCAACGGCTAATTCGTTTTATGCCAAAACCTGTAATAGCAGTTGTTCCAGGTTGGGCTGTTGGTGGTGGACATAGTTTGCATGTGGTTTGTGATTTAACTTTGGCAAGTAAAGAACATGCGATTTTTAAGCAAACCGATGCTGATGTAACTAGTTTTGACGGCGGTTATGGATCAGCATATTTAGCAAAAATGGTTGGGCAAAAAAAGGCACGTGAAATCTTTTTCTTAGGAAGAAATTATTCAGCACAAGAAGCTTTAGAAATGGGAATGGTAAATGCTGTAATTCCTCATAATGAATTAGAAGATACTGCGTATGAATGGGCTCAAGAAATATTAGCTAAATCGCCAACGTCTATTAGAATGTTAAAATTTGCAATGAATTTAACAGATGATGGTATGGTTGGACAGCAGGTTTTTGCAGGAGAAGCAACTCGTTTAGCTTATATGACAGATGAAGCTAAAGAAGGTAGAAACGCATTTTTAGAAAAACGGAAACCAAATTTTGAAAAAAAATGGATTCCTTAG
- a CDS encoding alpha/beta hydrolase, translating into MKFTSLKSIYILLIVFISNYNYAQNIQIKKFDSQELENDRYLKIYIPDSYQIDSTKVYPLTIVLDAEYLFDVYVGNSILFAKKDKAPEQIIVGINQNYNEERYTDCSYSKENSLPNYEGESFYRFIRGELLDYFEENYRISPFKTIVGNTLTANFINYFLIEEYPGFNAFININPYYALDMPTMLQQKTETLNDENIYYYLSNSKYNSEKRKDLIKVTHSVLNNIKNSKFKYKFDQFDNSSKTASIGQSMPSALAFIFEMYSAISKEEFEKNIKDLSPPDAIAYLENKYVEIDYLFGSNLKIREKDIFAIESIIIDKENGDYLKNFGEMINKLYKDSPLGDYYIGRYYETGGKYKQALRYYKNGYMKLPEDDPNSDGYYENIERVLDKRNGTYIEQNEEN; encoded by the coding sequence ATGAAATTTACCTCACTAAAAAGCATTTACATACTGCTCATTGTTTTCATTTCAAATTATAACTACGCTCAAAATATTCAAATTAAAAAATTTGATTCACAAGAGTTAGAAAATGATAGGTATTTAAAGATATATATCCCCGATAGTTACCAAATTGATTCTACAAAGGTTTATCCTTTAACAATTGTGTTAGATGCTGAGTATTTATTTGATGTTTATGTAGGAAATTCTATCCTATTTGCAAAAAAAGATAAAGCCCCTGAACAAATAATTGTTGGTATCAATCAGAACTACAACGAAGAACGTTACACTGATTGTTCGTATTCTAAAGAAAATAGTTTACCTAACTATGAAGGAGAATCTTTTTATAGATTTATTAGAGGAGAACTTCTTGATTATTTTGAAGAAAATTATCGCATTTCACCCTTTAAAACAATTGTTGGTAATACGCTTACTGCAAATTTTATTAATTATTTTTTAATTGAAGAATACCCTGGATTTAATGCTTTTATAAATATCAATCCATATTACGCATTAGATATGCCAACTATGCTTCAGCAAAAAACAGAAACGCTAAACGATGAAAATATTTATTATTATCTAAGCAATAGCAAGTACAATTCTGAAAAAAGAAAAGATTTAATAAAAGTGACACACTCTGTATTAAATAACATTAAAAATTCAAAATTCAAATATAAATTTGATCAGTTTGATAATAGTTCAAAAACAGCATCTATAGGGCAATCAATGCCAAGTGCTTTGGCATTTATTTTTGAGATGTATTCAGCCATATCAAAAGAAGAATTTGAGAAAAACATAAAAGACCTATCTCCTCCTGATGCTATTGCATATTTAGAAAATAAATATGTAGAAATTGATTACTTATTTGGTAGTAATTTAAAAATTAGAGAGAAAGATATATTTGCAATTGAGTCTATTATTATAGATAAGGAAAACGGTGATTATTTAAAGAATTTTGGCGAAATGATAAACAAATTATACAAAGATTCACCACTTGGCGATTATTATATTGGTAGGTATTATGAAACTGGAGGAAAATACAAACAAGCTTTAAGATATTATAAAAACGGGTATATGAAATTACCTGAAGACGACCCTAACTCTGATGGATATTACGAAAATATTGAACGAGTTTTAGACAAACGCAATGGAACATACATAGAACAAAACGAAGAAAATTAA
- the ftsY gene encoding signal recognition particle-docking protein FtsY: MSLFKRIFSKEKKETLDKGLEKSKTSFFSKLSKAVAGKTTVDGDVLDNLEEILVSSDVGVSTTLKIIERIEARVAKDKYLGTEELNVILREEIAGLLAQTNTGNETEFSIPSDKKPYVIMVVGVNGVGKTTTIGKLAAQFKKNGKKVILGAADTFRAAAIDQLQIWADRVEIPMVRQEMGSDPASVAFDTLKSAVAQDADVVIIDTAGRLHNKVNLMNELTKIKRVMQKVVVDAPHEVLLVLDGSTGQNAFEQAKQFTLATEVTSLAVTKLDGTAKGGVVIGISDQFQIPVKYIGVGEGIDDLQVFNKIEFVDSFFK, from the coding sequence ATGAGTTTATTTAAAAGAATATTTTCGAAAGAAAAAAAAGAGACATTAGATAAAGGGTTAGAAAAAAGTAAAACATCTTTTTTCTCAAAATTATCTAAAGCAGTTGCCGGAAAAACAACTGTTGATGGTGATGTGCTCGATAATTTAGAAGAAATCTTGGTATCATCGGATGTTGGTGTTAGCACTACTCTTAAAATAATTGAAAGAATAGAAGCTAGAGTAGCGAAAGATAAATATTTAGGAACAGAAGAGTTGAATGTAATTCTTCGCGAAGAAATTGCGGGTTTATTAGCTCAAACAAATACAGGAAATGAAACCGAGTTTTCAATTCCTTCAGATAAAAAACCATATGTAATAATGGTAGTTGGAGTTAATGGAGTGGGTAAAACAACAACTATTGGTAAATTGGCTGCACAATTTAAGAAAAATGGTAAAAAAGTTATTCTTGGAGCAGCTGATACTTTTAGAGCTGCTGCCATTGACCAATTACAAATTTGGGCAGATAGAGTTGAGATTCCAATGGTTAGACAAGAGATGGGTAGTGATCCTGCTTCTGTGGCATTTGATACGTTAAAATCTGCTGTAGCACAAGATGCAGATGTTGTTATTATTGATACTGCGGGAAGGCTTCATAATAAAGTGAACTTAATGAACGAGTTGACTAAAATAAAACGTGTTATGCAAAAAGTTGTAGTTGATGCTCCGCATGAAGTTTTGTTAGTGCTGGATGGATCAACCGGTCAAAATGCTTTTGAACAAGCAAAACAATTTACCTTAGCAACTGAGGTTACTTCACTAGCAGTTACCAAATTAGATGGCACCGCAAAAGGTGGTGTGGTAATTGGCATTTCAGATCAATTCCAAATTCCAGTTAAATACATTGGTGTTGGTGAAGGTATAGATGATTTACAAGTGTTTAATAAAATTGAATTTGTAGACAGTTTTTTTAAATAG
- the rpmG gene encoding 50S ribosomal protein L33, whose protein sequence is MAKSKGNRIQVILECTEHKASGKPGTSRYITTKNKKNTPDRMEIKKFNPILKKMTVHKEIK, encoded by the coding sequence ATGGCAAAGTCTAAAGGAAATAGAATTCAAGTAATTTTAGAATGTACAGAGCATAAAGCTTCTGGTAAACCAGGAACTTCTAGATATATTACTACGAAGAATAAAAAGAACACTCCTGATAGAATGGAAATTAAAAAATTCAATCCTATCTTGAAGAAAATGACAGTTCATAAAGAAATTAAATAA